Proteins from one Bos taurus isolate L1 Dominette 01449 registration number 42190680 breed Hereford chromosome 7, ARS-UCD2.0, whole genome shotgun sequence genomic window:
- the C2CD4C gene encoding C2 calcium-dependent domain-containing protein 4C encodes MKKTNMWFLERFRGSGENGAAGGEGGDKAAKGPLYSNVLTPDKIPDFFIPPKLPAGPAEPEAQAELGPSTSEQNLASAAPRRAPRSPRLPAKLAAESKSLLKAATRHVIQIESAEDWPAEETATNADPQAQGAMSLPSVPKAQTSYGFATLAESPHTRRKESLFHSEHGALAQVGSPGTRRRRGGVKANGGDGGPREAGGTLMSPGRCVSGGESDTGSSAESSPFGSPLLSRSVSLLKGFAQDSQAKVSQLKHSVGRHGSLSADDSTPDTSPGARRRLHRRATPEPGPESGPASRAEHAVRMGPRGSVHLLAEYEAAQARLRVRLLAAEGLYDRMCDARSINCCVGLCLVPGKLQKQRSTIVKNSRHPVFNEDFFFDGLGPASVRKLALRIKVVNKGSSLKRDTLLGEKELPLTSLLPFL; translated from the coding sequence ATGAAGAAAACCAACATGTGGTTCTTGGAGAGGTTTCGGGGATCGGGGGAGAATGGAGCTGCGGGGGGCGAGGGTGGGGACAAGGCCGCCAAGGGGCCCCTGTACAGCAACGTGCTCACGCCAGACAAGATCCCGGACTTCTTCATACCCCCCAAGCTGCCCGCCGGCCCCGCCGAGCCCGAAGCGCAGGCCGAGCTGGGGCCCTCGACCTCGGAGCAGAACCTGGCCTCCGCCGCGCCCCGCCGCGCCCCCCGGAGCCCCCGGCTGCCCGCCAAGCTGGCCGCCGAGAGCAAGAGCCTACTGAAGGCGGCCACCCGGCACGTGATCCAGATCGAGAGTGCGGAGGACTGGCCGGCCGAGGAGACTGCCACCAACGCCGACCCCCAGGCCCAGGGGGCGATGTCGCTGCCCTCGGTGCCCAAGGCCCAGACGTCCTACGGCTTTGCCACGCTGGCCGAGAGCCCCCACACGCGGCGCAAGGAGTCCCTGTTCCACAGCGAGCACGGGGCTCTGGCCCAGGTGGGCTCCCCAGGCACCCGGCGCCGTCGGGGGGGCGTCAAGGCCAACGGGGGGGACGGGGGGCCCAGGGAGGCCGGCGGCACCCTCATGAGTCCCGGCCGCTGCGTCAGCGGCGGGGAGAGCGACACGGGGTCCTCGGCCGAGTCCTCACCCTTCGGCTCCCCCCTGCTCTCGCGCTCCGTGTCGCTGCTCAAAGGCTTCGCCCAGGACAGCCAGGCCAAGGTGAGCCAGCTCAAGCACTCTGTGGGCCGCCATGGCTCCCTGTCGGCCGATGACAGCACGCCGGACACCAGCCCCGGGGCCCGGCGCCGCCTGCACCGCAGGGCCACCCCGGAGCCCGGCCCGGAGTCTGGTCCGGCTTCCCGCGCGGAGCACGCCGTGCGCATGGGCCCGCGGGGCAGCGTGCACCTGCTGGCCGAGTACGAGGCGGCCCAGGCCCGCCTGCGCGTGCGCCTGCTGGCAGCCGAGGGCCTTTATGACCGGATGTGCGACGCCCGCAGCATCAACTGCTGTGTGGGCCTGTGCCTCGTGCCGGGCAAGCTGCAAAAGCAGCGCAGCACCATCGTCAAGAACAGCCGCCACCCAGTGTTCAACGAGGACTTCTTCTTCGATGGCCTGGGTCCGGCCAGCGTGCGGAAGCTGGCTCTCAGGATCAAGGTGGTGAACAAGGGCAGCAGCCTCAAGCGGGACACGCTGCTCGGGGAAAAGGAGCTGCCCCTGACCTCCCTGCTGCCCTTCTTGTAG